From a region of the Arachis ipaensis cultivar K30076 chromosome B09, Araip1.1, whole genome shotgun sequence genome:
- the LOC107616871 gene encoding uncharacterized protein LOC107616871 has product MEMEMNSNASVVFEAENDDDSFYAEIRRQILLLTSEENEDVIEKTCCKINNHGGGDSNRLVYGVGPAAASLSLNSGFGSLCCWESDAAGRLPAPAPAPPVWLVNLWKHGKGTGVFIPQVPCSKNKRSGRMNNGRRRIYRPVVNNKD; this is encoded by the exons ATGGAGATGGAGATGAATTCAAATGCTAGTGTTGTTTTTGAGGCAGAGAATGATGATGATAGTTTCTATGCTGAGATTAGGAGGCAGATTTTGCTGTTAACAAGTGAAGAAAATGAGGATGTGATAGAGAAAACATGCTGCAAGATTAATAACCATGGTGGTGGTGATTCAAATAGGTTGGTTTATGGTGTTGGTCCAGCTGCAGCATCACTTTCTTTAAACAGTGGCTTTGGCAGTTTATGTTGCTGGGAATCAGATGCCGCCGGACGGTTGCCGGCACCGGCACCGGCACCGCCGGTTTGGCTAGTGAACTTGTGGAAGCATGGAAAAGGGACTGGTGTGTTCATTCCACAAGTGCCATGCAGCAAAAACAAAAGATCAG GAAGAATGAACAACGGCAGAAGAAGAATCTATAGACCTGTGGTGAATAATAAGGATTGA
- the LOC107616561 gene encoding probable carboxylesterase 17 isoform X2, translated as MYINVSLQSLHYLYINVTNHKATNPKIKLPQVNPFCFFWFLLSMAALASSLSLSPQYRTRSKEYQQHHHGSIVEEIKGLIRVHKDGYIERPQVVPCVSSSALSPELKVTSRDMVIDNVTNTWARFYVPNLHHHSKIPLLVYFHGGGFCIGSAAWSCYHDFLAKLSAEVGCMIMSVNYRLAPENPLPSPYDDGIKTLMWVKQQFLYQYNDSEWWTKKCNFSSVFLGGDSAGANIAYNVAIRVSESALRPLNLKGLVLIQPFFGGEVRTASEKSMAESPGSALNLAASDAYWRLALPCGADRDHPWCNPIAKGAVKLKNLLVPTLVCISEMDILKDRNLEFCDALAKEGITVEYSVFKGVGHAFQILSKSHISKYTTHQMMSCLKSFIMPL; from the exons ATGTATATAAATGTTTCTCTCCAATCACTTCATTATTTGTATATAAATGTAACCAACCACAAAGCTACAAACCCCAAAATTAAATTGCCCCAAGTAaatcctttttgttttttttggttTCTTCTTTCAATGGCTGCTCTTGCATCAAGCCTAAGCCTTAGTCCACAATACAGAACAAGAAGCAAAGAATATCAACAACATCATCATGGTTCTATTGTTGAGGAAATCAAAGGGCTTATTAGAGTTCACAAAGATGGATACATAGAACGACCTCAAGTTGTTCCATGTGTCAGTTCTTCAGCTCTGAGTCCGGAACTAAAAGTTACATCAAGAGACATGGTCATTGACAACGTTACAAACACATGGGCACGTTTCTATGTTCCAAATCTCCACCATCACAGTAAGATACCTTTGCTGGTGTATTTTCATGGTGGTGGCTTCTGCATTGGATCAGCAGCATGGAGTTGCTACCATGATTTCCTCGCTAAGCTATCTGCTGAAGTAGGGTGCATGATTATGTCAGTGAACTACCGATTGGCACCGGAGAACCCTCTTCCATCACCATATGATGATGGAATAAAGACACTAATGTGGGTGAAACAACAATTTCTATATCAATACAATGATAGTGAATGGTGGACTAAGAAATGCAACTTTTCAAGTGTGTTCTTAGGAGGTGACAGTGCAGGTGCTAACATAGCTTACAATGTTGCCATAAGGGTATctgaat ctgCTTTGAGGCCTTTAAACTTGAAGGGACTTGTTCTGATACAACCTTTCTTCGGTGGAGAAGTGAGAACAGCATCTGAGAAATCCATGGCTGAATCACCTGGCTCTGCCCTTAACTTGGCAGCGTCCGATGCCTACTGGCGTCTGGCGCTGCCATGTGGGGCGGACCGTGATCATCCGTGGTGCAATCCTATTGCAAAAGGGGCAGTAAAGTTGAAGAATTTATTGGTGCCAACGTTGGTGTGCATATCAGAGATGGATATATTAAAGGATAGGAACTTGGAGTTCTGTGATGCTTTGGCCAAAGAGGGTATCACAGTGGAATATTCTGTCTTCAAAGGTGTCGGCCATGCCTTTCAGATTCTCAGCAAATCTCACATCTCAAAATACACAACACATCAAATGATGTCTTGTCTCAAGTCCTTCATCATGCCTCTCTGA
- the LOC107616561 gene encoding probable carboxylesterase 17 isoform X1, translating to MYINVSLQSLHYLYINVTNHKATNPKIKLPQVNPFCFFWFLLSMAALASSLSLSPQYRTRSKEYQQHHHGSIVEEIKGLIRVHKDGYIERPQVVPCVSSSALSPELKVTSRDMVIDNVTNTWARFYVPNLHHHSKIPLLVYFHGGGFCIGSAAWSCYHDFLAKLSAEVGCMIMSVNYRLAPENPLPSPYDDGIKTLMWVKQQFLYQYNDSEWWTKKCNFSSVFLGGDSAGANIAYNVAIRVSESESESESESESALRPLNLKGLVLIQPFFGGEVRTASEKSMAESPGSALNLAASDAYWRLALPCGADRDHPWCNPIAKGAVKLKNLLVPTLVCISEMDILKDRNLEFCDALAKEGITVEYSVFKGVGHAFQILSKSHISKYTTHQMMSCLKSFIMPL from the coding sequence ATGTATATAAATGTTTCTCTCCAATCACTTCATTATTTGTATATAAATGTAACCAACCACAAAGCTACAAACCCCAAAATTAAATTGCCCCAAGTAaatcctttttgttttttttggttTCTTCTTTCAATGGCTGCTCTTGCATCAAGCCTAAGCCTTAGTCCACAATACAGAACAAGAAGCAAAGAATATCAACAACATCATCATGGTTCTATTGTTGAGGAAATCAAAGGGCTTATTAGAGTTCACAAAGATGGATACATAGAACGACCTCAAGTTGTTCCATGTGTCAGTTCTTCAGCTCTGAGTCCGGAACTAAAAGTTACATCAAGAGACATGGTCATTGACAACGTTACAAACACATGGGCACGTTTCTATGTTCCAAATCTCCACCATCACAGTAAGATACCTTTGCTGGTGTATTTTCATGGTGGTGGCTTCTGCATTGGATCAGCAGCATGGAGTTGCTACCATGATTTCCTCGCTAAGCTATCTGCTGAAGTAGGGTGCATGATTATGTCAGTGAACTACCGATTGGCACCGGAGAACCCTCTTCCATCACCATATGATGATGGAATAAAGACACTAATGTGGGTGAAACAACAATTTCTATATCAATACAATGATAGTGAATGGTGGACTAAGAAATGCAACTTTTCAAGTGTGTTCTTAGGAGGTGACAGTGCAGGTGCTAACATAGCTTACAATGTTGCCATAAGGGTATctgaatctgaatctgaatctgaatctgaatctgaatctgCTTTGAGGCCTTTAAACTTGAAGGGACTTGTTCTGATACAACCTTTCTTCGGTGGAGAAGTGAGAACAGCATCTGAGAAATCCATGGCTGAATCACCTGGCTCTGCCCTTAACTTGGCAGCGTCCGATGCCTACTGGCGTCTGGCGCTGCCATGTGGGGCGGACCGTGATCATCCGTGGTGCAATCCTATTGCAAAAGGGGCAGTAAAGTTGAAGAATTTATTGGTGCCAACGTTGGTGTGCATATCAGAGATGGATATATTAAAGGATAGGAACTTGGAGTTCTGTGATGCTTTGGCCAAAGAGGGTATCACAGTGGAATATTCTGTCTTCAAAGGTGTCGGCCATGCCTTTCAGATTCTCAGCAAATCTCACATCTCAAAATACACAACACATCAAATGATGTCTTGTCTCAAGTCCTTCATCATGCCTCTCTGA
- the LOC107616559 gene encoding serine/threonine-protein phosphatase 2A 65 kDa regulatory subunit A beta isoform — MADEPLYPIAVLIDELKNDDIQLRLNSIRRLSTIARALGEERTRRELIPFLSENNDDDDEVLLAMAEELGVFIPYVGGVEHASVLLPPLETLCTVEETCVRDKAVESLCRIGSQMRENDLVEHFIPLVKRLAAGEWFTARVSACGLFHIAYPSAPEPSKAELRSTYSQLCQDDMPMVRRSAASNLGKFAATVEYAHLKADIMSIFDDLTQDDQDSVRLLAVEGCAALGKLLEPQDCVAHILPVIVNFSQVRYMVANQLYELCEAVGPEPTRTELVPAYVRLLRDNEAEVRIAAAGKVTKFCRILSPDLAIQHILPCVKELSSDSSQHVRSALASVIMGMAPVLGKEATIEQLLPIFLSLLKDEFPDVRLNIISKLDQVNQVIGIDLLSQSLLPAIVELAEDRHWRVRLAIIEYIPLLASQLGVGFFDDKLGALCMQWLQDKVHSIREAAANNLKRLAEEFGPEWAMQHIVPQVLDMISNPHYLYRMTVLRAISLLAPVMGAEITCSRLLPVVIAASKDRVPNIKFNVAKVLESIFPIVDQSVVEKTIRPCLVELSEDPDVDVRFFSNQALQAIDHVMMSS; from the exons ATGGCTGATGAACCGTTATATCCGATAGCGGTGCTTATAGATGAGCTGAAGAATGATGACATCCAGCTACGGTTGAACTCTATTCGCAGGCTTTCCACGATTGCACGTGCACTTGGCGAGGAGCGAACGCGAAGGGAGTTAATTCCGTTCTTGAGTgaaaataatgatgatgatgatgaggtgcTTCTTGCTATGGCAGAAGAGTTGGGAGTGTTCATTCCTTATGTTGGTGGAGTGGAGCATGCTAGTGTGTTGCTCCCACCTCTTGAGACACTTTGCACTGTTGAGGAAACTTGTGTCAGGGATAAAGCAGTGGAGTCACTTTGTAGAATTGGATCTCAAATGAGAGAAAATGATTTGGTTGAACATTTCATCCCATTGGTGAAG AGGTTGGCAGCAGGTGAATGGTTTACTGCCCGAGTATCTGCATGTGGATTATTTCATATTGCATATCCAAGTGCACCAGAACCGTCAAAGGCAGAGCTAAGGTCGACATACAGTCAGTTATGTCAAGATGACATGCCAATGGTTAGGAGGTCTGCTGCATCAAATCTTGGAAAATTTGCTGCAACAGTTGAATATGCTCATTTGAAGGCAGACATCATGTCAATTTTTGATGATCTTACTCAAGATG ATCAAGATTCTGTTAGATTGTTAGCTGTGGAGGGTTGTGCAGCTCTTGGCAAGCTGTTGGAGCCTCAAGATTGTGTTGCGCATATACTCCCGGTTATTGTTAACTTCTCCCAGGTAC GTTACATGGTTGCAAATCAATTATATGAGCTCTGTGAAGCTGTAGGCCCCGAACCTACAAG GACGGAACTGGTGCCTGCCTATGTGCGGTTGCTTCGAGATAATGAAGCTGAAGTACGCATAGCAGCTGCTGGAAAAGTGACCAAATTTTGCAGGATTTTAAGTCCAGATCTTGCGATTCAGCACATTCTTCCTTGTGTGAAG GAACTGTCATCAGATTCTTCACAGCATGTACGTTCTGCTTTGGCTTCAGTAATAATGGGAATGGCTCCTGTATTAGGAAAG GAGGCAACAATCGAGCAGCTTCTTCCTATTTTCCTTTCCCTTTTGAAGGATGAATTTCCTGATGTGCGCCTAAACATCATCAGCAAGCTTGATCAAGTAAATCAG GTTATTGGAATTGATCTGTTATCTCAATCTTTATTACCTGCCATTGTTGAACTCGCTGAGGATAGGCATTGGAGGGTCCGGCTTGCAATAATTGAATATATACCCTTATTGGCAAGTCAATTGGGGGTTGGGTTCTTTGATGACAAGCTTGGTGCTCTTTGCATGCAATGGTTACAAGACAAG GTTCATTCAATTCGTGAAGCTGCTGCTAACAACTTGAAACGCCTTGCTGAAGAATTTGGTCCTGAATGGGCTATGCAGCACATAGTTCCACAG GTTTTGGATATGATTAGCAATCCACACTACTTGTATCGAATGACCGTTCTTAGAGCAATCTCTCTGCTTGCTCCTGTCATGGGTGCTGAAATCACTTGTTCAAGGTTGTTGCCTGTTGTTATTGCTGCATCAAAAGATAG AGTGCCCAACATCAAGTTCAATGTGGCAAAGGTATTAGAGTCCATCTTCCCCATCGTTGATCAGTCT GTGGTGGAGAAGACAATCCGTCCATGTTTGGTTGAGCTCAGCGAGGATCCCGATGTTGATGTGCGATTTTTTTCCAACCAAGCTCTTCAGGCAATCGATCATGTCATGATGTCTAGCTAG
- the LOC107616560 gene encoding cytochrome P450 CYP73A100, translated as MGLQLKKPVFYTSIITLALTLITKLLCCQLSIPFPSSNFVVAIATLVFTLFLYLNKNSSTTLPPGPLSVPIFGNWLQVGNDLNHRLLASYSQHYGPVFLLKLGSKNLVVVSDPELATQVLHSQGVEFGSRPRNVVFDIFTGNGQDMVFTVYGDHWRKMRRIMTLPFFTNKVVHNYSNMWEEEMDLVVHDLNGNVEKVRSEGIVIRRRLQLMLYNIMYRMMFDAKFESQEDPLFIQATKFNSERSRLAQSFEYNYGDFIPLLRPFLRGYLNKCKDLQTRRLAFFNNYYIEKRRNIMAANGEKHKISCAIDHIIDAEMKGEISEENVLYIVENINVAAIETTLWSIEWAIAELVNHPEVQRKIRDEISKVLKDQTVTESNLHELPYLQATVKETLRIHTPIPLLVPHMNLEEANLGGYKIPKESKVVVNAWWLANNPAWWKNPQEFRPERFLEEESETEAVAGGKVDFRFLPFGVGRRSCPGIILAMPILALIIAKLVTNFDMKPPNGSNKINVTEKGGQFSLHIANHSTVSFHPIN; from the exons atggGACTTCAACTCAAGAAACCAGTCTTTTACACTAGTATTATTACACTAGCACTTACCTTAATTACAAAACTCTTGTGTTGTCAACTTTCTATTCCTTTCCCTTCCTCAAATTTCGTTGTTGCTATTGCCACTCTTGTGTTTACGTTGTTCCTATATTTGAACAAGAACTCTTCTACCACACTCCCTCCAGGGCCTCTCTCTGTTCCTATATTTGGAAATTGGTTACAAGTTGGCAATGATCTCAACCACCGTCTTCTAGCTTCATACTCACAACACTATGGCCCCGTTTTCCTTCTCAAACTTGGTTCCAAGAACTTGGTTGTGGTATCTGATCCAGAACTTGCCACCCAAGTCCTCCACTCACAAGGTGTTGAATTCGGCTCTCGCCCTCGAAACGTTGTGTTTGATATCTTCACTGGCAATGGACAAGACATGGTGTTCACTGTTTATGGTGATCATTGGCGCAAGATGCGTAGGATAATGACCCTGCCATTTTTCACCAACAAGGTTGTCCATAACTACAGCAACATGTGGGAAGAAGAGATGGATTTGGTGGTGCATGATCTCAATGGCAATGTTGAGAAAGTGAGGAGCGAAGGGATAGTTATCAGAAGGAGGCTTCAGCTGATGCTGTATAACATCATGTATAGAATGATGTTTGATGCAAAGTTTGAGTCTCAAGAGGACCCTTTGTTCATTCAGGCTACCAAGTTTAACTCTGAGAGAAGCCGTTTGGCACAGAGCTTTGAGTACAACTATGGAGATTTTATACCTCTGCTTAGACCCTTCTTGAGGGGCTACCTCAACAAGTGCAAGGACTTGCAAACTAGGAGGTTGGCATTTTTCAACAACTATTACATTGAGAAAAGGAG AAATATAATGGCTGCTAATGGAGAAAAGCACAAGATAAGCTGTGCAATTGATCACATCATAGATGCTGAGATGAAGGGAGAAATAAGTGAAGAGAATGTGCTTTACATTGTAGAGAACATAAATGTTGCAGCAATAGAGACAACACTGTGGTCAATAGAATGGGCAATAGCAGAGTTGGTGAACCATCCAGAAGTCCAAAGAAAGATTCGTGATGAGATATCCAAAGTGCTTAAAGACCAAACAGTTACAGAATCTAACCTGCATGAACTGCCATATCTACAAGCCACAGTGAAAGAGACACTAAGAATTCACACACCAATTCCTCTACTTGTGCCACACATGAACCTTGAGGAAGCAAATCTAGGAGGGTACAAGATTCCAAAGGAGTCCAAGGTGGTAGTGAATGCATGGTGGCTTGCAAATAACCCTGCATGGTGGAAGAACCCTCAAGAGTTTAGGCCAGAGAGGTTCTTGGAAGAGGAGAGTGAGACAGAAGCAGTGGCTGGAGGGAAGGTTGATTTCAGGTTCTTGCCATTTGGTGTTGGAAGGAGGAGTTGCCCTGGGATCATTCTTGCAATGCCAATTCTGGCTTTGATCATTGCAAAGTTGGTAACAAACTTTGACATGAAACCTCCAAATGGATCAAACAAGATTAATGTCACTGAAAAAGGAGGCCAATTCAGCTTGCACATTGCTAACCATTCCACTGTTTCTTTTCATCCAATTAATTAG
- the LOC107616180 gene encoding uncharacterized protein LOC107616180 isoform X1 — MDRKFHTKRKLCSTIRAVTFPYHMGKKLDALLGRNFKASKFTATVNLALSRLAILKNKRHAHLKLARSDVHQLLQLGHHDRALLRAEHVIKEQNMLDVYDKIEGYCNLLFERVHLIAQERECPEELKEAASGLLYMASRCGDLPEILEIRAMLTSRFGKEFAARAVELRNNCGVDPQLIQKLSTRMPSLESRTKVLKDIASENNIILLIEEVSSVTIEEQVNVAKQNQQETRLKEENLHNLLSKEKDEESIDSFKAMKKYKDVADAAKAAFESAAQAAAAARAALELSQSSPHGPDDDHNSPSPGPRKFLDEQDSDFVEVVPRLEDSADEIPKGESVSLVAETEADSLVKELEFDESDDEADNKDKSNQTSKQTPRVSNDVPESKMHSKPHLDLEKRPFSVRTRHGY, encoded by the exons ATGGATCGGAAGTTTCATACGAAACGTAAACTTTGCAG CACCATCAGAGCCGTCACGTTCCCGTATCATATGGGTAAGAAACTGGATGCTCTGTTAGGTAGAAACTTTAAGGCTTCAAAGTTTACGGCAACCGTTAATCTTGCCTTATCTCGCCTCGCTATCCTAAAAAACAAGCGCCATGCACATCTCAAACTAGCCCGTTCTGACGTTCATCAACTTCTCCAACTTGGTCACCATGATCGCGCTCTCCTCCGA GCTGAGCATGTGATCAAGGAGCAGAATATGCTGGATGTATATGACAAGATTGAAGGATACTGCAACCTCTTGTTTGAGAGGGTCCACCTCATTGCACAAGAGAG AGAATGTCCTGAGGAACTAAAAGAGGCTGCATCAGGATTACTCTACATGGCTTCAAGGTGTGGAGATTTACCAGAGATTCTAGAGATTCGTGCAATGTTGACATCAAGATTTGGGAAGGAGTTTGCTGCTCGtgctgttgagttaagaaataaCTGTGGTGTTGATCCTCAG TTGATACAAAAGCTTTCCACAAGGATGCCAAGCTTGGAAAGCAGAACGAAGGTACTCAAAGATATTGCTTCTGAGAACAACATTATTCTACTGATTGAAGAAGTTTCTTCTGTTACAATTGAG GAACAAGTCAATGTTGCAAAACAAAATCAGCAGGAGACTAGGCTAAAAGAAGAGAACCTCCACAATTTGCTTAGTAAAGAAAAAGATGAGGAGTCAATTGATTCCTTTAAGGCTATGAAGAAGTATAAGGATGTAGCTGATGCTGCAAAAGCTGCTTTTGAATCAGCAGCACAAGCAGCCGCTGCTGCAAGAGCTGCTCTGGAACTCTCACAATCCAGTCCTCACGGTCCTGATGATGATCATAATAGTCCAAGCCCCGGACCAAGAAAATTCTTGGATGAACAAGATtctgattttgtggaagttgtccCTCGGCTGGAAGACTCAGCTGATGAGATTCCAAAGGGGGAGTCCGTGTCATTGGTTGCAGAAACTGAGGCTGATTCACTTGTGAAGGAACTAGAATTTGATGAGAGTGATGATGAGGCTGATAATAAAGACAAGAGTAATCAAACTTCTAAGCAGACACCAAGAGTATCAAATGATGTTCCAGAATCCAAGATGCATAGCAAACCTCATTTGGATTTGGAGAAGAGGCCGTTTTCAGTGAGAACTAGACATGGTTACTGA
- the LOC107616180 gene encoding uncharacterized protein LOC107616180 isoform X2 — MGKKLDALLGRNFKASKFTATVNLALSRLAILKNKRHAHLKLARSDVHQLLQLGHHDRALLRAEHVIKEQNMLDVYDKIEGYCNLLFERVHLIAQERECPEELKEAASGLLYMASRCGDLPEILEIRAMLTSRFGKEFAARAVELRNNCGVDPQLIQKLSTRMPSLESRTKVLKDIASENNIILLIEEVSSVTIEEQVNVAKQNQQETRLKEENLHNLLSKEKDEESIDSFKAMKKYKDVADAAKAAFESAAQAAAAARAALELSQSSPHGPDDDHNSPSPGPRKFLDEQDSDFVEVVPRLEDSADEIPKGESVSLVAETEADSLVKELEFDESDDEADNKDKSNQTSKQTPRVSNDVPESKMHSKPHLDLEKRPFSVRTRHGY; from the exons ATGGGTAAGAAACTGGATGCTCTGTTAGGTAGAAACTTTAAGGCTTCAAAGTTTACGGCAACCGTTAATCTTGCCTTATCTCGCCTCGCTATCCTAAAAAACAAGCGCCATGCACATCTCAAACTAGCCCGTTCTGACGTTCATCAACTTCTCCAACTTGGTCACCATGATCGCGCTCTCCTCCGA GCTGAGCATGTGATCAAGGAGCAGAATATGCTGGATGTATATGACAAGATTGAAGGATACTGCAACCTCTTGTTTGAGAGGGTCCACCTCATTGCACAAGAGAG AGAATGTCCTGAGGAACTAAAAGAGGCTGCATCAGGATTACTCTACATGGCTTCAAGGTGTGGAGATTTACCAGAGATTCTAGAGATTCGTGCAATGTTGACATCAAGATTTGGGAAGGAGTTTGCTGCTCGtgctgttgagttaagaaataaCTGTGGTGTTGATCCTCAG TTGATACAAAAGCTTTCCACAAGGATGCCAAGCTTGGAAAGCAGAACGAAGGTACTCAAAGATATTGCTTCTGAGAACAACATTATTCTACTGATTGAAGAAGTTTCTTCTGTTACAATTGAG GAACAAGTCAATGTTGCAAAACAAAATCAGCAGGAGACTAGGCTAAAAGAAGAGAACCTCCACAATTTGCTTAGTAAAGAAAAAGATGAGGAGTCAATTGATTCCTTTAAGGCTATGAAGAAGTATAAGGATGTAGCTGATGCTGCAAAAGCTGCTTTTGAATCAGCAGCACAAGCAGCCGCTGCTGCAAGAGCTGCTCTGGAACTCTCACAATCCAGTCCTCACGGTCCTGATGATGATCATAATAGTCCAAGCCCCGGACCAAGAAAATTCTTGGATGAACAAGATtctgattttgtggaagttgtccCTCGGCTGGAAGACTCAGCTGATGAGATTCCAAAGGGGGAGTCCGTGTCATTGGTTGCAGAAACTGAGGCTGATTCACTTGTGAAGGAACTAGAATTTGATGAGAGTGATGATGAGGCTGATAATAAAGACAAGAGTAATCAAACTTCTAAGCAGACACCAAGAGTATCAAATGATGTTCCAGAATCCAAGATGCATAGCAAACCTCATTTGGATTTGGAGAAGAGGCCGTTTTCAGTGAGAACTAGACATGGTTACTGA